Part of the Catalinimonas alkaloidigena genome is shown below.
GAAGCTGAGGAAGCCTCCATAGGAAGTAATTGGGAGGTGGGCGAGGCTAATGAAGCCTCAGGCAGTCAATATATTACAGTAAAGGCAGGAAGGAATAGCCATGCTCAGGCTCCTTCAGGCGAGGCTAATCATGTGAGCTTCAATTTTAATGTGAGTCAGGCAGGAGAATATCAGATCTTTGCCCGGGTAAAAGCCCCTACTTATGGTGATGATTCATTTTGGGTAAAAGTAAACGATGGAGAGTGGATAAGCTGGATGAAGGGGGTACAAACAGCTACTTTTGCGTGGAAAGAAGTTACAGAAGGCTTGTTTTCGCTTCAGCAAGGTTTGAATACCCTAACTTTTGCTTATCGTGAAGATGGAGCTCTCCTGGATAAAATTCATATCATTAGCATAGCACCATCCTCCAGTCCTCCCTCTCCCGATATTTGGTTAGAGAGCGAGTGTGCCTCTTCTATAGGAAGTAATTGGGAGGTGGGCGAGGCTAATGAAGCCTCAGGCAGTCAATATATTACAGTAAAGGCAGGAAGGAATAGCCATGCTCAGGCTCCTTCAGGCGAGGCTAATCATGTGAGCTTCAATTTTAATGTGAGTCAGGCAGGAGAATATCAGATCTTTGCCCGGGTAAAAGCCCCTACTTATGGTGATGATTCATTTTGGGTAAAAGTAAACGATGGAGAGTGGATAAGCTGGATGAAGGGGGTACAAACAGCTACTTTTGCGTGGAAAGAAGTTACAGAAGGCTTGTTTTCGCTTCAGCAAGGTTTGAATACCCTAACTTTTGCTTATCGTGAAGATGGAGCTCTCCTGGATAAAGTTTTTATTACTCTGGATGGTCAGGGGCCTCAAGGAACTGGAGAAGGTGCTATCAATTGTTCAGATGAAAATAATAATGCCAGAATTGCAGCTTCAAAGAAGCAGGCAGACATCATGTTTGATGATATACAATACAGTACTGAGCAGAAAAGTATTTCTTCAGCGTTTTTAGTTTATCCTAACCCTACTACCGATGAAGTGAAAATTCAGTTGGGAAAACAATTTGAAAAAGGCAATATCTTATACTTGTATGATTCAAAAGGGGTGCTCCAGCAGCAGATACGAATAACGAACCACAATATATCATTGGGTACGAAACAGCTACCTGCCGGTATATACTATATAAAATACCATGATGGGAAGAACAGCATAAGCCGTAAGCTTATGGTGAGCAAATAAACGATAAGGAGACGAGGATGAGCTTTAGCTTACTCATCCTCGTAAATACCGATATACATTGTTCCTTCGGTGTCTATAGAGGCACGGTACATTCCGGCAGTATTGAAAGGCAAAGCAATATTTCCTTCGCCATCGATGGAGATCACGCCACCGCCTCCCCCCATCTCAACCAGTTTATCTTTTACTACTTCATTAGCAGCTTCTTTCAGGCTTAAACCTTTGTATTTCATCAGAGCGGCGATATCATAAGCCACCACAGAGCGGATAAAATATTCTCCGTGCCCGGTAGCAGATACTGCGCAGGTAGCATTGTCAGCATAAGTGCCTGCTCCGATGATGGGTACGTCCCCTACTCTGCCGTAGCGTTTGTTGGTCATTCCTCCTGTAGAGGTAGCGGCTGCCAGATTGCCGTTCTGATCCAATGCTACCGCGCCTACAGTACCAAACTTTCTATCCGGAAATTTAGCGTCTAATACACCCTGTCTGCGGTCACCTCCTTCATGATCCCCATCATGATCAAGCTGTTGTTTTTCAGTCTCTTTGATCCGTTGTAGCTGCTCATAACGACGGTCGGTAAAAAAGTAAGAGGGGGCTACCATATCCAGGCCCTGCTCTTTGGCAAACTGCTCTGCCCCTTCCCCGATCATCATGACATGGGGTGAGTTTTCCATTACAGCACGAGCCGCTGCTATAGGGCTTTTCACAGTAGAAATACCAGCTACAGTACCGGCATTACGGGTGGCTCCGTCCATGATCGCAGCATCCAGTTCATTCTTTCCATCATTAGTAAATACGGCGCCCTTGCCAGCATTAAAGAGAGGTGATTCTTCCATAGTCTGAATGGCTGTTACTGCTGCATCCAGACTGCTCCCTCCATCTTCCAACACTTTGTGTCCTGCCTTGAGAGCCTCTTCCAGTTTGGCGCGGTATTCAGCTTCGCGCTCAGGCGACATATTTTCTCTTTTGATGGTTCCGGCTCCTCCATGAATAGCAATGGCAAACTTTCCGTGCTTACTCATCTGGGCAAAAGCAGTACTGCTTAAGAATATGAATGCTAGTAAGTAGATTATTCTTCTCATGATAAGGTTAGGATTTGCTTATACCCGTAAGATACACAAAGAAGAGAACAAGCTTCAAGTGAATAAGCAATAATGCAAAAAAAGCGCAACGAAATATATCGCTGCGCTTGTAAAAACAGTATGGGTAGTAATAAGTATCAGTAAGGAGGATCAAAGATCTTTTTCAACTTCTTCTTAGCTTCTTTCTTGACTTCTTCGGTCGTTTCTTTCACTTCTTCTTTTACCTCTTCTTTCACTTTTTCGGCTTCTGCTTTGGCTTTG
Proteins encoded:
- a CDS encoding isoaspartyl peptidase/L-asparaginase family protein, encoding MRRIIYLLAFIFLSSTAFAQMSKHGKFAIAIHGGAGTIKRENMSPEREAEYRAKLEEALKAGHKVLEDGGSSLDAAVTAIQTMEESPLFNAGKGAVFTNDGKNELDAAIMDGATRNAGTVAGISTVKSPIAAARAVMENSPHVMMIGEGAEQFAKEQGLDMVAPSYFFTDRRYEQLQRIKETEKQQLDHDGDHEGGDRRQGVLDAKFPDRKFGTVGAVALDQNGNLAAATSTGGMTNKRYGRVGDVPIIGAGTYADNATCAVSATGHGEYFIRSVVAYDIAALMKYKGLSLKEAANEVVKDKLVEMGGGGGVISIDGEGNIALPFNTAGMYRASIDTEGTMYIGIYEDE